The Methanobacterium lacus genome includes a region encoding these proteins:
- a CDS encoding small multi-drug export protein, giving the protein MNIFESILLVFLASVVELWLSIPLGLVLKLNPILIIVAAAAGSIISAFLVVTLGEGVRKWFIKWRYGSGSIEHGRIYKIWNKYGIIGLGLLSPLLFGAPLGAAIGVGLGAPKNRLLLWMSVGIVIWSVVLTLVAFYGLLNLESFTNN; this is encoded by the coding sequence TTGAACATATTTGAATCAATTCTACTTGTCTTTTTGGCCAGTGTTGTGGAATTATGGCTATCAATACCACTTGGACTTGTTTTAAAACTTAATCCCATATTAATCATTGTTGCTGCAGCTGCAGGATCCATTATATCTGCCTTTTTAGTTGTGACCTTGGGAGAGGGAGTGAGAAAATGGTTCATAAAATGGAGGTATGGATCTGGTTCAATTGAACATGGCCGAATATATAAAATCTGGAATAAATATGGTATTATTGGTTTGGGATTGCTGTCACCCCTACTATTTGGAGCCCCGCTTGGAGCTGCTATAGGTGTGGGACTTGGAGCGCCTAAAAATAGATTATTGCTCTGGATGTCCGTTGGAATTGTTATATGGAGCGTCGTATTAACTTTAGTTGCATTTTATGGTTTGTTAAATTTAGAATCCTTCACAAACAATTAG
- a CDS encoding alpha/beta family hydrolase has protein sequence MKYINSKKRLILLILLLVVVVAVAGFSYYVSDYYHADSNATEALSSNNGYSVINNSDSITFIPTNNKTTTGIIFYPGAKVQPEAYSVIASKLAQNGYTTIIVKMPFNLAIFGVDKANDVINQHQDIKTWVIGGHSLGGVFASDFAVKHQDKIKGVIYLAAYPNTNASNATFKALSIRGSLDGLATQDQITKNLDKFPKNTTIITIDGGNHYNFGDYGVQSGDNNSTITRQEQQNQTVTAIINFIKTLDQ, from the coding sequence ATGAAGTATATCAATTCCAAAAAAAGACTGATTTTACTGATATTACTCCTTGTTGTTGTGGTAGCTGTGGCTGGTTTCAGTTACTATGTATCTGATTATTATCATGCAGATTCCAATGCAACTGAAGCTCTTTCATCAAATAATGGTTACAGTGTCATTAATAATTCTGATTCAATAACTTTCATCCCAACCAACAACAAAACAACTACGGGAATCATTTTTTATCCAGGTGCCAAGGTACAACCTGAAGCTTACTCAGTAATCGCATCGAAATTGGCTCAAAATGGTTATACAACAATTATTGTTAAAATGCCCTTTAATTTAGCAATATTTGGGGTTGACAAAGCAAATGATGTAATAAACCAGCATCAAGATATTAAAACCTGGGTTATTGGAGGCCATTCATTGGGTGGTGTGTTTGCATCAGACTTTGCAGTGAAACATCAGGATAAAATTAAAGGTGTGATTTATTTAGCAGCATATCCCAATACCAATGCATCTAACGCAACTTTTAAAGCTTTATCCATCAGAGGATCCCTTGACGGGCTTGCAACACAGGATCAAATAACTAAAAATCTTGACAAGTTCCCAAAAAACACAACCATCATCACCATTGATGGGGGAAACCACTACAACTTCGGTGACTATGGAGTACAATCAGGCGATAACAACAGCACAATAACCAGACAAGAACAACAAAATCAAACAGTTACTGCAATTATCAACTTCATAAAAACTTTAGATCAGTGA
- a CDS encoding elongation factor 1-beta — MGEVVATIKLMPESPEIDLEKVKAEITSSIPENTELHSIEEEPIAFGLVAINLMVIVDDGEGGTEAVEENLSKITEIASIEVVDVRRLM, encoded by the coding sequence ATGGGAGAAGTAGTAGCTACAATAAAGTTAATGCCAGAAAGTCCTGAAATTGACCTTGAAAAAGTTAAGGCAGAAATAACAAGTTCTATACCAGAAAATACAGAATTACACAGTATTGAGGAAGAACCAATCGCGTTTGGCCTCGTTGCAATCAACCTCATGGTCATTGTAGATGATGGTGAAGGCGGAACAGAAGCCGTGGAAGAGAATCTTTCTAAAATAACTGAAATAGCAAGTATAGAAGTTGTTGATGTTAGAAGGTTAATGTAA
- a CDS encoding zinc finger domain-containing protein — protein sequence MKKIECTSCKQEISPVENYVKFPCPECEKTLYRCQKCRTFGHLYKCECGFKGP from the coding sequence ATGAAAAAAATAGAATGTACTTCCTGTAAACAGGAAATATCACCAGTGGAAAACTATGTTAAGTTTCCATGCCCAGAATGTGAGAAAACTTTGTACAGATGTCAAAAATGCAGAACATTCGGACATTTATACAAATGTGAATGTGGATTTAAAGGACCGTAA
- a CDS encoding amino acid kinase family protein, which yields MDWVLKIGGSLFPEKAIDLCEFIVNQTDLDAEIIIVCGGGEFANKVRNYNDLLGFSNTANHRSAIMCMDIIGTLLADKVEGLESANSLEDALKVSEHGKIPVLNSYTLMEDHDPLEHSWRVTSDSIALYISNLLKAKLLIATDVDGIYTHDPINDGAKLIDTISANKLLNFGETSVDEFLPELLIRYQSECYVVNGKYPERILSIIKGKSSKYTLIGGN from the coding sequence ATGGATTGGGTTTTAAAGATTGGTGGCAGTTTATTTCCAGAAAAAGCAATTGATCTCTGCGAATTTATTGTTAATCAAACTGATTTAGATGCTGAAATCATAATTGTTTGTGGTGGGGGAGAGTTTGCAAATAAAGTGAGGAACTACAACGATCTGCTTGGCTTTTCAAACACCGCCAACCACAGATCTGCAATCATGTGCATGGACATAATTGGAACCCTTCTTGCAGATAAAGTTGAAGGACTAGAATCTGCGAATTCCCTTGAAGATGCTTTGAAAGTTTCTGAACATGGGAAAATTCCTGTACTGAATTCATATACCTTGATGGAAGATCATGATCCACTCGAACATTCATGGAGGGTCACATCAGATTCAATCGCACTATACATTTCAAATCTACTCAAGGCCAAACTATTAATAGCAACAGATGTAGATGGTATATACACGCATGATCCTATCAACGATGGTGCGAAACTTATAGATACTATAAGTGCAAACAAACTACTAAATTTTGGTGAAACATCGGTTGATGAATTTTTACCTGAGCTTTTGATCAGATATCAATCGGAATGCTACGTTGTAAATGGTAAATACCCAGAGAGGATTCTATCGATAATTAAAGGCAAAAGCTCTAAATATACACTCATTGGAGGAAATTAA